From a region of the Thalassospira sp. TSL5-1 genome:
- a CDS encoding thiolase family protein gives MTNAVIAGYVRSPFTPARKGALAKVRPDDLAAQVVKGLVERTGIDPNAIEDLILGCAFPEGEQGLNVARLITFLAGLPRSVGGVTVNRFCGSSMQSIHQAAGAIAIGAGDAFICAGVESMTRVPMMGFNPMPNPALYKEMPEAYIGMGDTAENVAKKWNLSRADQEAFAIESHKRAASAQQAGKFTDEIIPINGPDGTVDQDGCIRGDTTAEGLADLKPAFREDGVVTAGTSSPLTDGASAVLVCSEEFAKANGLTPLARIKSVAVDGCLPEIMGIGPVGASKKALKRAGITAADLGVVELNEAFSSQAMASISELGLDPKTVNIDGGAIALGHPLGATGARIVGKAAALMKREGAKYALASQCIGGGQGIATVLEAM, from the coding sequence ATGACCAATGCAGTAATTGCCGGCTATGTCCGGTCCCCTTTCACCCCGGCACGCAAGGGTGCGCTGGCAAAGGTGCGCCCCGATGATCTCGCCGCCCAGGTTGTCAAAGGGCTGGTCGAGCGTACCGGGATTGATCCGAACGCGATTGAAGACCTGATTTTGGGCTGCGCCTTCCCCGAAGGCGAACAGGGCCTGAACGTTGCCCGCCTGATCACGTTTCTGGCAGGGTTGCCGCGCTCCGTTGGCGGGGTAACGGTCAACCGGTTCTGCGGGTCTTCCATGCAATCCATTCACCAGGCCGCCGGGGCCATTGCCATTGGCGCGGGGGATGCGTTTATTTGCGCGGGCGTTGAAAGCATGACCCGCGTTCCCATGATGGGCTTTAACCCGATGCCCAACCCGGCCCTGTATAAGGAAATGCCCGAAGCCTATATCGGCATGGGTGATACCGCCGAAAATGTTGCCAAAAAATGGAACCTGTCGCGTGCCGATCAGGAAGCCTTTGCCATTGAAAGCCACAAACGGGCCGCAAGCGCCCAACAGGCCGGCAAATTTACCGACGAAATTATTCCCATCAACGGCCCCGATGGCACCGTGGATCAGGATGGCTGTATCCGTGGTGACACCACCGCCGAAGGTCTGGCTGACCTGAAACCGGCCTTCCGGGAAGATGGCGTTGTCACGGCAGGAACCTCCTCGCCATTAACCGATGGCGCATCTGCAGTTTTGGTCTGTTCCGAAGAATTTGCCAAGGCCAATGGCTTAACGCCACTTGCGCGCATCAAATCCGTCGCCGTTGATGGCTGCCTGCCCGAAATCATGGGCATTGGCCCGGTCGGGGCAAGCAAAAAGGCCCTGAAACGGGCGGGCATTACGGCTGCCGACCTGGGTGTTGTTGAACTGAACGAAGCCTTTTCATCCCAGGCGATGGCATCGATTTCCGAACTGGGCCTGGATCCCAAAACCGTCAATATCGATGGCGGTGCCATTGCCCTTGGCCACCCGCTGGGTGCGACGGGTGCCCGTATCGTTGGCAAGGCTGCGGCCCTGATGAAACGCGAAGGTGCAAAATACGCCCTGGCATCACAGTGCATTGGTGGCGGACAGGGGATCGCGACGGTTCTGGAGGCAATGTAA
- a CDS encoding enoyl-CoA hydratase/isomerase family protein, giving the protein MSSQDAVLLKIENDIATLTLNRPERMNALDDAMVTGLLAALDQIENEIKNIGAVIITGSGGTFMAGGDVKFFHQLGAIPANEAQPQIRAMIDRVHEIITRLVNLPCPVIASASGAVAGFGLSLLNACDMALATDETVFTLAYCHIGTSPDGGATHSLVRLVGMKKAKEIALLGDRFDANEALRLGLINQVVEGSELEKATAKLAMRLAAGPRAALAKTKALLNSAPERDLHSQLAAEAEAFAECAISPDFREGVRAFVEKRKPVFNSK; this is encoded by the coding sequence ATGTCATCGCAAGATGCCGTTCTGCTGAAAATTGAAAACGATATTGCCACACTAACCCTGAACCGTCCGGAACGCATGAATGCCCTGGACGATGCAATGGTAACAGGCCTGTTGGCGGCCCTGGACCAAATCGAAAACGAAATAAAAAATATCGGCGCGGTCATTATCACCGGCAGTGGCGGTACCTTCATGGCGGGCGGGGATGTAAAATTCTTTCACCAGCTTGGAGCCATCCCCGCAAACGAAGCCCAGCCGCAAATCCGGGCCATGATCGACAGGGTGCATGAAATCATCACCCGTCTGGTCAATCTGCCCTGCCCTGTTATTGCCAGTGCCAGCGGTGCGGTTGCCGGTTTTGGCCTCAGCCTTCTCAATGCCTGCGACATGGCACTTGCGACCGATGAAACGGTTTTCACCCTGGCCTATTGCCATATCGGCACCTCGCCCGATGGCGGTGCCACCCATTCGCTGGTGCGCCTGGTTGGTATGAAAAAGGCCAAGGAAATTGCCCTGCTGGGCGACCGATTTGATGCCAACGAGGCCTTGCGCCTGGGATTGATCAACCAGGTGGTGGAGGGTTCAGAGCTTGAAAAGGCCACGGCAAAACTGGCGATGCGGCTTGCAGCTGGTCCGCGTGCGGCCCTGGCAAAAACCAAGGCGCTGTTAAACAGCGCACCAGAAAGGGATTTGCACAGCCAACTGGCAGCAGAAGCCGAGGCCTTTGCCGAATGTGCCATTAGCCCGGATTTTCGCGAAGGCGTTCGTGCCTTTGTTGAAAAGCGCAAACCGGTTTTTAACAGCAAATAA
- a CDS encoding 3-hydroxyacyl-CoA dehydrogenase/enoyl-CoA hydratase family protein, with amino-acid sequence MAEIKQVAVIGAGVMGASIAAHIANSGTPVLLLDIVPEGAKNRNAVAEGAVAKMLKTDPAPFMNKRAAKLITCGNIEDDMAKLADCDWIVEAVIERLDIKQNLYRKIDEVRKAGSVVSSNTSTIPLATLIEGMPASFASDFIITHFFNPPRYMRLLELVSSGETNDGVVDMVAAFADEKLGKTCVVCHDKPGFIANRLGVYWIQAAMVEAMDAKLTVEEADSVIGRPFGIPKTGVFGLMDLVGLDLMPHVQSSMAGALPKSDPFHAIYRESELVSKLIADGYTGRKGKGGFYRINRADGGKVKESVNLETGEFAKSEKARLESVKAAGKDPRALMESGDKGGKYGRAVMAKTLAYAAFIAEEAAQNIVDVDDAMKLGYNWKTGPFELIDSIGVDALIAMLKEDGIAVPPLLERASSKTFYKVEDGTLHYLGFDGSYQAVTRPEGVLLLEDVKRKSERILGNGSASLWDIGDGAVCLEFHTKMNALDADVMAIVKSAIRTVKKQYKALVIYNEGSNFSAGANLGLALFAANIAVWPEIENLVETGQMTYKALKYAPFPVVAAPSGLALGGGCEIVLHSDAVQAHGETYIGLVEPGVGLVPAWGGCKEMIRRWHENPKFPKGPMAASAKAFEIISVATVAKSAYEAKENLFLRPDDGITMNRNRLLFDAKKRALAMVEGYEPPEEMVYRLPGESARVAFEMAVDGFYRLGKATDYDRVVAGELATVLAGGDTDVTVELSEDDMLELERESFMRLARNPGTLARIETMLLTGKPLRN; translated from the coding sequence ATGGCTGAAATCAAACAGGTCGCCGTGATTGGCGCCGGTGTTATGGGGGCATCGATTGCCGCCCATATCGCCAATTCGGGAACGCCGGTTCTGTTGCTTGACATCGTGCCGGAAGGGGCCAAAAACCGCAATGCGGTAGCCGAGGGCGCGGTGGCAAAAATGCTGAAAACCGACCCGGCCCCCTTTATGAACAAGCGTGCGGCAAAACTGATTACATGCGGCAATATCGAAGATGACATGGCCAAACTGGCCGATTGCGACTGGATTGTCGAAGCCGTCATCGAACGCCTAGATATTAAACAGAACCTGTATCGCAAGATCGACGAGGTGCGCAAGGCAGGCTCGGTTGTGTCATCGAACACATCGACCATTCCGCTGGCAACCCTGATCGAGGGCATGCCTGCAAGCTTTGCCAGTGATTTCATCATCACCCATTTCTTTAACCCGCCGCGCTATATGCGCCTGCTGGAACTGGTTTCCAGCGGTGAAACCAATGACGGCGTGGTCGATATGGTGGCGGCCTTTGCCGATGAAAAACTGGGTAAAACCTGCGTTGTCTGCCATGACAAGCCCGGTTTTATTGCCAACCGCCTGGGCGTTTACTGGATTCAGGCCGCCATGGTCGAGGCGATGGATGCCAAATTAACCGTCGAAGAAGCCGACAGTGTCATTGGCCGCCCGTTTGGTATTCCCAAAACCGGCGTATTTGGCCTGATGGATCTGGTCGGGCTGGATTTGATGCCCCATGTCCAATCAAGCATGGCCGGTGCCCTGCCGAAATCGGACCCGTTCCACGCCATTTACCGGGAATCAGAGCTGGTTTCCAAACTGATTGCCGATGGTTATACCGGCCGCAAGGGCAAGGGTGGTTTTTACCGTATCAACCGTGCCGATGGTGGCAAGGTCAAGGAATCGGTCAATCTCGAAACGGGTGAATTTGCCAAATCCGAAAAGGCCCGCCTTGAAAGTGTAAAGGCCGCAGGCAAAGACCCGCGTGCTCTAATGGAAAGTGGCGATAAGGGCGGCAAATATGGCCGTGCCGTGATGGCAAAGACCCTGGCCTATGCCGCCTTCATTGCCGAAGAAGCCGCGCAGAACATCGTCGATGTCGATGACGCCATGAAGCTGGGCTATAACTGGAAAACCGGCCCGTTCGAGCTGATTGACAGCATCGGGGTTGATGCCCTGATCGCGATGCTTAAGGAAGACGGTATCGCTGTACCGCCGCTTCTGGAACGCGCTTCCAGCAAAACATTTTACAAGGTCGAAGACGGCACCCTGCATTATCTGGGTTTTGATGGCAGCTATCAGGCTGTGACCCGCCCCGAAGGCGTCTTGCTGCTTGAAGACGTCAAACGCAAATCCGAGCGTATTCTGGGCAATGGCTCCGCCTCCCTTTGGGATATTGGCGATGGGGCGGTTTGCCTTGAATTCCATACCAAGATGAATGCGCTGGATGCTGATGTCATGGCGATTGTGAAATCCGCCATTCGCACAGTGAAAAAGCAATACAAGGCACTGGTCATTTATAACGAAGGCAGCAATTTTTCTGCCGGGGCCAATTTGGGCTTGGCACTGTTTGCCGCCAATATTGCCGTTTGGCCGGAAATTGAAAATCTGGTTGAAACCGGGCAGATGACCTACAAGGCGCTGAAATATGCCCCCTTCCCGGTTGTGGCCGCACCCAGCGGGTTGGCATTGGGTGGTGGGTGCGAAATTGTGCTGCATTCCGATGCCGTGCAGGCGCATGGGGAAACCTATATCGGGCTGGTCGAACCCGGTGTTGGCCTGGTTCCGGCCTGGGGTGGATGCAAGGAAATGATCCGCCGCTGGCATGAAAACCCCAAATTCCCCAAGGGGCCAATGGCGGCCAGTGCCAAGGCATTTGAAATCATCAGTGTCGCGACCGTTGCCAAATCCGCCTATGAGGCCAAGGAAAACCTGTTCCTGCGCCCTGATGACGGCATCACCATGAACCGCAATCGTCTGCTGTTTGATGCCAAGAAACGCGCACTTGCAATGGTTGAAGGCTATGAACCGCCCGAGGAAATGGTTTATCGCCTACCCGGCGAAAGTGCCCGGGTGGCCTTTGAAATGGCCGTCGATGGTTTTTACCGCCTGGGCAAAGCCACCGATTATGACCGCGTGGTCGCCGGTGAACTGGCAACCGTTCTGGCTGGCGGCGACACCGATGTTACCGTCGAACTTTCCGAAGACGACATGCTTGAACTGGAACGTGAAAGCTTCATGCGTCTGGCCCGCAACCCCGGCACGCTGGCGCGCATCGAAACGATGCTGCTGACCGGCAAACCGCTGCGGAACTAA
- a CDS encoding thioesterase family protein, translating into MNLIFRLIRILFLGWLRPSIHPMDPSAIAFRAWPTDLDINIHMTNSRYFALMDLGRTELILRSGIFRLVLKHKWQPVVSVSTMRFKRAIKPFQRFHLETQALYWDEQGFYLEQRFVGDGKTLALAVVKAVFVSRKGVVRPADICAKLGLDDPSPDVPAWLTGWPDIESAIEQRLGAI; encoded by the coding sequence ATGAATTTGATCTTTCGCTTGATCCGCATTTTATTTTTGGGGTGGTTGCGGCCAAGTATACACCCGATGGACCCGTCGGCCATTGCCTTTCGGGCGTGGCCGACGGATCTGGACATCAATATCCACATGACCAATTCACGTTACTTTGCCCTGATGGATTTGGGCCGTACCGAATTGATCCTGCGCTCCGGAATTTTTCGGCTGGTGTTAAAGCATAAATGGCAGCCGGTTGTTTCGGTCTCGACCATGCGTTTCAAACGCGCGATCAAGCCGTTTCAACGTTTTCACCTTGAAACGCAGGCCTTGTATTGGGATGAACAGGGATTTTATCTGGAACAGCGATTTGTCGGCGATGGCAAAACCCTGGCGCTGGCCGTGGTCAAGGCAGTGTTTGTCAGCCGAAAGGGTGTTGTCCGCCCCGCCGACATTTGCGCAAAACTGGGGCTTGATGATCCGTCGCCCGATGTCCCAGCCTGGCTAACTGGCTGGCCTGATATTGAAAGTGCCATTGAACAACGGCTGGGCGCGATTTAA
- a CDS encoding long-chain fatty acid--CoA ligase, producing the protein MIQMNVQQASAAAPGVDMVTPLKPRRIHDIFDESARIHGDRPCIDFLGRIYDYREIADQVDKVAEGFHQLGVRKGDKVGLCLPNTPYYVVCYYAVLKCGGVVVNFNPLYAKREIAFQINDSGVRIMVTLNLKQIYPKVAACLDETSLRRIVVCEMSDILPAVKSVLFSLFKRSELADVPHDLRNIPYSRLANCPPLQKPCDTSPDDLAVLQYTGGTTGRPKGAMLTHANLSANVEQLSRWMPNARPGQEVTLCVLPFFHVFAMTVALNTSINLGAEMVLQPRFELEALLKALDRKKVTIFPGVPTIYTAINNSPETVKYDLSSVRCCISGGAPLPVEVKHQFEDLTGAKLVEGYGLSEASPVCTCNPILGTNKEGSIGIPMPGAGVEIRSLDDKTRVVADNEKGELFVSGPQVMAGYWQNPDETAACLKDGWLATGDVGYRDEEGYLFLVDRLKDVIMCGGYNVYPRAIEEALYLHPDIAEVTVIGVPDSYRGQAPKAFVRLKDTAKRDAITPDTLRSFLDDKISRIEMPREIELRDELPKTMVGKLSKKELVDEERLKSAKKA; encoded by the coding sequence ATGATCCAAATGAACGTCCAACAAGCCTCTGCCGCCGCGCCAGGTGTTGACATGGTCACGCCCCTTAAACCGCGCCGGATCCATGATATTTTTGATGAATCCGCCCGGATACATGGTGATCGGCCCTGCATCGATTTTCTGGGGCGTATTTATGACTATCGCGAAATTGCCGATCAAGTCGACAAAGTGGCCGAAGGGTTTCACCAGCTTGGCGTGCGCAAAGGGGACAAGGTAGGGCTGTGCCTGCCCAATACCCCGTATTACGTGGTTTGTTACTATGCCGTATTGAAATGCGGCGGTGTGGTTGTCAATTTCAACCCGCTTTATGCCAAACGCGAAATTGCCTTTCAGATCAATGATTCCGGTGTGCGGATCATGGTCACGCTGAATTTGAAACAGATTTATCCCAAAGTCGCGGCCTGCCTGGACGAGACAAGCCTGCGCCGCATTGTCGTCTGCGAAATGAGCGACATTTTACCGGCCGTTAAAAGCGTTCTGTTTTCGCTGTTCAAACGCAGCGAGTTGGCCGATGTGCCGCATGATTTGCGCAATATTCCCTATTCGCGCCTGGCCAATTGCCCGCCTTTGCAAAAACCCTGCGATACCAGCCCCGATGATTTGGCGGTGTTGCAATATACCGGCGGCACCACCGGCCGCCCCAAAGGGGCGATGCTGACCCATGCCAATTTAAGCGCCAATGTCGAACAGCTTAGCCGCTGGATGCCCAATGCCCGCCCGGGGCAGGAAGTGACCTTGTGCGTCTTGCCGTTTTTCCATGTCTTTGCCATGACGGTCGCGCTCAATACATCGATCAATCTGGGTGCCGAAATGGTCTTGCAGCCCCGGTTTGAACTGGAAGCCCTGTTAAAGGCGCTGGATCGTAAAAAAGTCACCATCTTTCCCGGTGTGCCAACCATTTACACCGCGATTAACAATTCCCCCGAAACGGTTAAATACGACCTTTCATCGGTACGCTGCTGCATTTCAGGCGGTGCGCCGCTGCCCGTTGAAGTCAAACACCAGTTTGAAGACCTGACAGGCGCCAAACTTGTCGAAGGGTATGGCCTGTCCGAAGCCAGCCCGGTTTGTACCTGCAACCCGATATTGGGCACCAACAAGGAAGGCTCGATTGGTATTCCCATGCCAGGTGCCGGGGTTGAGATACGGTCGCTGGACGATAAAACCCGTGTTGTCGCGGATAACGAAAAGGGCGAATTATTTGTATCGGGCCCGCAGGTGATGGCCGGATACTGGCAAAACCCCGACGAAACAGCCGCCTGCCTGAAGGATGGCTGGCTGGCAACCGGCGATGTCGGCTATCGCGATGAAGAAGGGTATCTGTTTTTGGTCGACAGATTAAAAGATGTGATCATGTGCGGCGGCTATAACGTGTATCCTCGTGCGATTGAGGAAGCGCTGTATCTGCATCCCGATATTGCCGAAGTTACCGTCATCGGCGTGCCCGATTCCTATCGCGGCCAGGCACCCAAAGCATTTGTTCGCCTAAAAGACACCGCCAAGCGCGACGCCATAACACCCGATACCCTGCGCAGTTTTCTGGATGATAAAATTTCTCGCATCGAAATGCCCCGCGAAATCGAATTGCGCGATGAATTGCCCAAAACAATGGTCGGCAAGCTGTCCAAAAAAGAACTGGTCGACGAAGAACGCCTGAAATCGGCGAAAAAGGCATGA
- a CDS encoding MerR family DNA-binding transcriptional regulator — translation MPNVDNRIYTVPELAKDLGVTPRTIRFYEQKGLVSPQRAGSTRVYTRADRARMLIILRGKRLGFSLREIADYLDLYAADPTQSEQIRMLLGQVRHRIKDLTEQRQALDVTLDELREIEQQSIDALKEKGLDPDAE, via the coding sequence ATGCCGAATGTAGACAACAGAATCTACACTGTTCCGGAACTGGCAAAGGATTTGGGTGTCACCCCGCGAACCATCCGGTTCTATGAGCAAAAAGGGCTGGTTTCGCCGCAACGTGCCGGCAGCACCCGGGTTTATACAAGGGCAGACCGGGCCAGAATGCTGATCATTTTGCGGGGCAAACGGCTGGGTTTCAGCCTGCGCGAGATTGCAGATTATCTGGATCTTTATGCCGCAGACCCGACCCAAAGCGAACAGATCCGCATGCTGCTGGGCCAGGTACGCCACCGGATAAAGGATTTGACCGAACAGCGCCAGGCGCTGGATGTCACCCTCGACGAATTACGCGAAATCGAACAACAGTCGATTGATGCACTCAAAGAAAAAGGACTCGATCCGGATGCGGAATGA
- a CDS encoding NAD(P)-dependent oxidoreductase — translation MANLNGKTLFITGASRGIGKEIALRAARDGANIAIIAKTDTPHPKLPGTIYSAAEEIEQAGGKALALKTDIRDEDQIADAVAQTVAKFGGIDILVNNASAINLTPTLKTPMKRYDLMAQVNTRATFACAQACLPHLLKSDNPHILTMSPPPNMSPQWFANHPAYTMSKYGMSLATFGLAAEFADEGVGVNSLWPVTVIETAALNMIPGLEAGRARKPEILADAAHAILTSPAKQVSGGFFTDECVLEAIGITDLESYNLSPGKEPYPDFFYEPDKNGANDPHVAKLLKVIAQYHNHAPSNA, via the coding sequence ATGGCCAACCTTAACGGCAAAACCCTTTTCATCACCGGCGCATCACGCGGCATTGGCAAGGAAATTGCCCTGCGCGCCGCCCGCGACGGGGCGAACATTGCCATCATCGCCAAAACCGATACGCCGCATCCCAAACTGCCCGGCACCATTTACAGTGCCGCCGAAGAAATTGAACAGGCCGGCGGCAAGGCCCTGGCCCTTAAGACCGACATTCGCGACGAAGACCAGATTGCCGATGCCGTCGCCCAAACCGTGGCAAAGTTCGGCGGGATCGATATTCTGGTTAATAATGCCAGCGCCATTAATCTGACGCCAACCCTGAAAACCCCGATGAAGCGGTATGATTTAATGGCCCAGGTCAATACCCGCGCCACCTTTGCCTGTGCCCAGGCCTGCCTGCCGCATCTTTTGAAATCGGATAACCCGCATATCCTGACCATGTCGCCACCACCCAATATGAGCCCGCAATGGTTTGCCAACCATCCGGCCTATACCATGTCAAAATATGGCATGAGCCTTGCCACCTTCGGCCTGGCTGCGGAATTTGCCGATGAAGGCGTGGGGGTAAATTCGCTATGGCCTGTCACGGTGATTGAAACTGCCGCACTTAATATGATCCCCGGCCTTGAAGCAGGCCGGGCCCGCAAACCGGAAATCCTGGCCGACGCGGCCCATGCGATCCTGACCAGCCCGGCAAAGCAGGTAAGTGGCGGGTTCTTTACCGATGAATGCGTACTGGAAGCCATCGGTATTACCGATTTGGAATCCTACAACCTGTCCCCAGGCAAAGAACCTTATCCCGATTTCTTTTACGAGCCCGATAAAAATGGTGCCAATGACCCGCATGTCGCCAAATTGCTCAAGGTCATTGCGCAATATCACAATCACGCGCCTTCTAACGCATAA
- a CDS encoding acyl-CoA dehydrogenase C-terminal domain-containing protein — protein sequence MAEFKAPLRDMRFVLTELFDYNDINQLPGCEDFTPDVVDAVLEEAAKVCEEVLHPINRSGDEEGCHWDDGVVTTPKGFKEAYKTFAEGGWTGIACDPTYGGQGAPKTLNALVEEMICSTNLSFGMYPGLSFGAYAALHSHASDELKDKYLPKIVDGTWSATMCLTEPQCGTDLGIIRTKAEPRDDGSYAITGTKIFISAGEHDLTENIIHLVLAKLPDAPKGTKGISLFVVPKFMVNEDGSLGDRNSVKCGSIEHKMGIKASATCVMNFDGAVGWLVGEPHQGMPAMFTMMNQERLSVGIQGLGIGEASYQGAAAYARDRLQGRALTGPKSPNKEADSLLVHPDVRRMLLTQRAYNEGSRAMGIWVARALDTMKHHGDAKTREEADEFVQLMTPIVKALFTDWGFETANLGVQVFGGHGYIREWGMEQYVRDARIAQIYEGTNGIQALDLVGRKMGAKAGRYLRRFFHPVQEYIETHVSDEGLGDFVQPLAKAFMRLQQATAEIAQRGMKNPDEAGAAATEYLRLFGLVAVGFMWVRMAEIALKKQDDDSDGFYKAKLVTARFYMERIMPQSGALFSSIMAGSKTMMAMDEDAF from the coding sequence ATGGCTGAATTTAAAGCACCCCTGCGCGATATGCGTTTCGTCCTGACCGAGCTGTTTGACTATAACGACATCAACCAGCTTCCCGGTTGCGAGGATTTCACCCCCGACGTGGTTGATGCCGTTCTGGAAGAGGCCGCCAAGGTTTGCGAGGAAGTCCTTCATCCCATTAATCGCAGCGGCGACGAGGAAGGCTGCCATTGGGATGACGGCGTTGTTACGACTCCGAAAGGATTTAAGGAAGCCTACAAAACCTTTGCCGAAGGCGGCTGGACCGGCATTGCCTGCGACCCCACCTATGGCGGCCAGGGCGCGCCCAAAACCCTGAATGCTCTGGTCGAGGAAATGATCTGTTCGACCAACCTTTCCTTTGGCATGTATCCGGGCTTGTCATTTGGGGCCTATGCCGCCTTGCACAGCCACGCATCGGATGAATTAAAGGACAAATACCTGCCCAAAATTGTTGATGGTACCTGGTCGGCCACCATGTGCCTGACGGAACCACAATGCGGGACCGACCTTGGCATTATTCGCACCAAGGCCGAACCACGTGATGATGGCAGCTATGCCATTACCGGCACCAAAATTTTCATCTCCGCCGGTGAACATGACCTGACAGAAAATATCATTCATCTGGTGCTGGCAAAACTGCCCGATGCGCCGAAGGGCACCAAGGGCATCAGCCTGTTTGTGGTACCCAAATTCATGGTCAATGAAGATGGCAGCCTTGGCGATCGCAACAGTGTCAAATGCGGTTCGATCGAACATAAAATGGGCATCAAGGCATCGGCCACCTGTGTGATGAACTTTGACGGCGCCGTTGGCTGGCTGGTGGGCGAACCGCATCAGGGGATGCCCGCCATGTTCACCATGATGAACCAGGAACGCCTTTCGGTGGGCATTCAGGGGCTTGGTATCGGCGAAGCATCCTATCAGGGGGCGGCAGCCTATGCCCGCGACCGGTTGCAGGGCCGTGCCCTGACCGGGCCGAAATCTCCCAACAAAGAAGCCGACAGCCTGTTGGTTCACCCCGATGTGCGGCGCATGTTGCTGACCCAGCGTGCCTATAACGAAGGGTCGCGGGCGATGGGAATTTGGGTGGCACGTGCCCTTGATACCATGAAGCATCATGGCGATGCCAAAACCCGCGAGGAAGCCGACGAATTTGTGCAATTGATGACCCCCATCGTCAAAGCCCTGTTTACCGACTGGGGGTTCGAAACCGCCAATCTGGGTGTGCAGGTTTTTGGCGGGCATGGCTATATCCGTGAATGGGGCATGGAACAATATGTGCGCGATGCCCGCATCGCCCAGATTTACGAAGGCACAAACGGCATTCAGGCCCTGGACCTTGTCGGGCGTAAAATGGGGGCCAAGGCCGGGCGTTACCTGCGCCGTTTCTTCCACCCGGTTCAGGAATATATCGAAACCCATGTCAGCGACGAGGGTTTGGGCGACTTTGTCCAGCCGCTGGCAAAGGCTTTCATGCGCCTGCAACAGGCTACCGCCGAAATCGCCCAGCGCGGCATGAAAAACCCCGATGAAGCCGGGGCCGCCGCAACCGAATATCTCCGCCTGTTTGGCCTGGTGGCGGTTGGCTTCATGTGGGTGCGCATGGCTGAAATCGCGCTTAAAAAACAGGATGATGACAGTGACGGCTTCTATAAGGCCAAGCTGGTAACAGCCCGGTTTTATATGGAACGCATCATGCCGCAATCCGGTGCGCTGTTCTCATCTATCATGGCCGGTTCCAAAACCATGATGGCGATGGACGAAGACGCCTTCTAA